Proteins encoded in a region of the candidate division WOR-3 bacterium genome:
- a CDS encoding GDP-mannose 4,6-dehydratase, translated as MNRILVTGAEGFVGSHLIKVLKETLDMVIPTCYPPLKPKHGKYIDLDIMNLDMVREVFKSHNPDIIFHLAAVSSVAKSFIDRPFAYNTNIIGTVNLLESASLLNKKIKFIFVSTCEVYGGGEGLKEDAPIVLKNPYAVSKYACELICKDYAGHNIDVMILRPFNHTGPGQSDDFVLPSIARQIVEIERGKKAPLIEVGNIEIKREFMNVSDVVNAYKLAIEKFIPDEVCNISSNKSHTLKEAIDLFKRFAKTDFEVKVDPSRLRKSDISVLTGNGEKFSQLTGWSPKISFEKTIEDLLNYWRAKIHTS; from the coding sequence ATGAATAGGATTCTTGTAACCGGGGCTGAAGGCTTTGTCGGTTCTCATCTCATTAAAGTTTTAAAAGAAACTCTTGATATGGTCATTCCCACCTGTTATCCACCGTTAAAACCGAAACATGGTAAATATATCGATCTTGATATAATGAATCTTGATATGGTTCGCGAAGTATTCAAATCCCATAATCCTGATATTATATTCCATCTTGCTGCAGTAAGCTCGGTTGCAAAATCTTTTATTGACCGCCCTTTTGCCTATAACACAAATATAATTGGCACAGTAAATCTTCTTGAATCCGCCTCGCTGTTAAACAAAAAAATAAAATTTATTTTTGTATCAACATGCGAGGTTTACGGCGGTGGTGAAGGGCTGAAAGAAGATGCGCCAATCGTCTTAAAAAATCCATATGCAGTAAGTAAATATGCCTGTGAATTGATATGTAAGGATTATGCAGGGCATAATATAGATGTAATGATATTAAGACCTTTTAATCATACAGGACCGGGACAATCCGATGATTTTGTATTACCTTCTATTGCCCGACAGATTGTGGAAATAGAGCGCGGTAAAAAAGCACCTTTGATTGAAGTTGGAAATATTGAGATAAAGAGAGAATTTATGAATGTTAGCGATGTGGTCAATGCCTACAAACTTGCAATCGAAAAATTTATTCCTGACGAGGTCTGCAATATCTCATCAAATAAATCTCATACTCTAAAAGAAGCCATTGATTTATTTAAAAGATTTGCAAAGACTGATTTTGAAGTAAAGGTGGATCCGTCGCGTCTGCGTAAAAGTGATATTTCAGTTCTTACAGGAAATGGTGAAAAATTTTCTCAATTGACAGGTTGGTCACCTAAAATATCTTTTGAGAAAACTATTGAAGATTTATTGAATTACTGGCGGGCGAAAATCCATACTTCGTAA
- a CDS encoding MoxR family ATPase, with protein sequence MEVKDDIKQINEEIEKESLFVQTLTSEINKAIVGQGNLVNRLLIGLLANGHILIEGVPGLAKTYAVRTLAKAIKAKFQRIQFTPDLLPADITGTLIYNQRTGEFTVSKGPIFANIILADEINRTPPKVQSALLEAMQERQVTIGEETYKLDDPFLVLATQNPIEQEGTYPLPEAQVDRFLLKVKITYPSKEEEKEIVERIAVSGEPEIKPVVDPATIIKARELCKKIYVDKKIKDYIVDLVFATREPEKYNLNELKGMIRYGASPRASIYLTTTARAMAFLKRRGFVIPEDIKELAPDVLRHRIILTYEAEAEEITTDDIVQKILAGVEVP encoded by the coding sequence ATGGAAGTGAAGGACGATATAAAGCAGATAAATGAGGAGATAGAAAAAGAAAGCCTTTTTGTGCAGACATTAACATCAGAAATAAACAAGGCGATTGTTGGACAGGGTAATCTTGTTAACAGATTGCTAATCGGACTTCTGGCAAATGGACATATCCTGATAGAAGGTGTACCCGGCCTGGCAAAGACTTATGCAGTCCGCACCCTTGCTAAAGCAATAAAGGCGAAATTCCAGCGCATTCAATTCACACCGGATTTACTGCCCGCAGATATTACTGGAACTTTAATTTATAATCAGCGCACTGGAGAATTTACCGTTAGTAAGGGTCCGATATTTGCAAATATTATCCTTGCTGATGAAATAAACCGCACTCCGCCCAAGGTTCAGAGTGCACTCCTTGAAGCAATGCAGGAAAGGCAGGTAACGATAGGTGAAGAAACATACAAACTTGATGACCCATTCTTAGTTCTCGCTACCCAGAACCCGATTGAACAAGAAGGTACCTATCCCCTACCCGAGGCACAGGTTGATAGATTCTTGTTAAAGGTCAAAATAACCTATCCTTCAAAAGAAGAAGAAAAAGAAATTGTTGAACGAATTGCGGTAAGTGGTGAGCCGGAGATAAAACCGGTTGTTGACCCTGCGACAATTATAAAGGCAAGGGAATTGTGCAAAAAGATTTATGTAGATAAAAAAATAAAAGATTATATAGTTGACTTAGTCTTTGCAACAAGAGAACCTGAAAAATATAACCTTAACGAATTGAAAGGCATGATTCGTTATGGTGCATCACCTCGTGCGTCAATCTATTTGACGACCACAGCCCGGGCAATGGCATTTCTAAAGAGAAGGGGATTCGTTATACCTGAGGACATAAAAGAGCTTGCACCTGATGTATTAAGACACCGAATAATTCTTACCTATGAAGCTGAAGCAGAAGAAATTACAACTGACGATATCGTTCAGAAAATCCTTGCTGGTGTTGAAGTCCCATAA
- a CDS encoding geranylgeranylglycerol-phosphate geranylgeranyltransferase: MGLISIIRPINCFITFISVLCGAWVGKEIIINYRIFLAGIIGFMVCAYGNIINDIMDIEIDKINNPKRPLVSGKVKKNIAVFMAIFFSIIPLIVSFFLGLKPFFLVILTILLLLFYSMYFKKTPVANIVVAVTAGLSFIFGGFITDNIFSLIPAFFALLIHTPREIIKDIIDIKGDRAIGIVSLPIMYGEEKARQIALIFLIILLFLSPTPYALGFLNIKYLIVILFVAIPLIIFAMTKFRNNILASNLLKIIMLAGLIAFIIG, translated from the coding sequence GTGGGGTTAATTTCAATTATAAGACCGATCAATTGTTTCATTACTTTTATCTCTGTTTTATGCGGAGCCTGGGTTGGAAAAGAAATAATCATTAATTATAGAATTTTTTTAGCCGGCATAATAGGTTTTATGGTTTGTGCCTATGGTAATATTATAAATGATATAATGGACATTGAAATAGATAAAATTAATAATCCAAAGAGACCACTTGTGTCAGGAAAGGTCAAAAAAAATATTGCGGTTTTTATGGCAATTTTTTTTAGCATTATTCCTTTGATAGTTTCTTTTTTTCTTGGGTTAAAACCATTCTTTCTTGTTATCCTCACTATTTTACTCCTGCTTTTTTATTCAATGTATTTCAAAAAAACCCCGGTGGCAAATATTGTAGTAGCAGTAACTGCAGGATTGAGCTTTATCTTTGGTGGATTTATTACTGATAATATTTTTTCCTTAATTCCAGCATTCTTTGCCTTATTGATACACACCCCCAGAGAAATAATTAAAGACATTATTGATATCAAAGGTGATCGTGCAATCGGGATTGTTTCACTACCCATAATGTATGGTGAAGAAAAGGCAAGACAGATCGCACTTATCTTTCTTATTATATTATTATTTTTATCACCAACACCATACGCATTAGGATTTCTAAACATAAAATATCTAATTGTCATTCTTTTCGTAGCAATACCATTGATCATATTCGCAATGACAAAATTCCGTAATAATATCCTTGCCAGCAATCTTCTGAAGATAATTATGCTTGCTGGACTTATAGCATTCATTATAGGATGA
- a CDS encoding glycosyltransferase family 4 protein — translation MNILIINWQDWKNPYAGGAEVYLYEIFNRLANKGHKVFLLCSRGPGQKRYEILDNFEVIRIGKRFNFNFFVPFAMRAILRNKKIDIIIDDQNKIPFYSPVFTRKKNLIMIMHLFRETIYRETNFLFASYVYITESLISVFYRHSHFISISQSTASDIKRMGIKQKISVVYSGIPTVEKDCSIKRDKNLVLYVGRIKKYKSIDHLLKAINLIKNEIPVKLAIVGDGDALEELKNLADELRLEVDFKGFVSEKEKYETYQKARVVVQPSVKEGWGLTAIEAQACGTPVICANSPGLKETVVNEKTGYLYEYGNIKELAAKIKDMIIDDTKWQKFSNAAIEWAKNFSWDRSAESMEKILMDVYNEKNL, via the coding sequence ATGAACATTCTAATCATTAACTGGCAGGATTGGAAAAATCCTTATGCTGGTGGAGCAGAAGTTTATCTCTACGAAATATTTAACCGTCTGGCTAATAAGGGACATAAAGTTTTTTTACTATGCAGCAGGGGACCCGGGCAGAAAAGATATGAAATTCTTGATAATTTTGAAGTTATTCGTATTGGCAAAAGATTTAATTTCAATTTTTTTGTTCCGTTCGCCATGCGTGCAATCTTAAGAAACAAAAAGATTGATATCATAATTGATGACCAGAATAAAATACCATTCTATTCTCCGGTTTTCACCAGAAAGAAAAATTTAATAATGATTATGCATTTATTTAGAGAAACGATTTACCGGGAAACAAATTTCCTTTTTGCGAGTTATGTTTACATAACCGAAAGTTTGATTTCTGTATTCTATCGCCATTCGCATTTTATTTCCATATCTCAAAGCACTGCGAGTGATATAAAGAGAATGGGAATAAAGCAAAAGATTTCAGTAGTTTATAGCGGAATACCCACCGTAGAAAAAGATTGCAGTATTAAAAGAGATAAAAATCTCGTCCTTTATGTAGGGAGAATAAAAAAATATAAATCTATAGACCATCTTTTGAAGGCGATAAATTTAATAAAAAATGAGATACCCGTAAAACTTGCAATCGTTGGTGATGGAGATGCATTAGAGGAATTAAAAAATCTTGCAGATGAATTGAGATTGGAAGTTGATTTCAAGGGTTTTGTCAGTGAAAAAGAAAAGTATGAAACATATCAGAAGGCAAGAGTTGTTGTCCAACCCTCCGTAAAAGAGGGCTGGGGGCTGACCGCCATAGAGGCACAGGCTTGCGGAACACCAGTAATCTGTGCTAATTCACCAGGCCTGAAAGAAACAGTGGTCAACGAAAAGACTGGCTATCTATATGAATATGGGAACATAAAAGAACTTGCCGCAAAAATTAAAGATATGATAATTGATGATACAAAATGGCAAAAATTTTCTAATGCGGCAATAGAGTGGGCAAAAAATTTCTCTTGGGACCGGTCTGCGGAATCAATGGAGAAGATCTTAATGGATGTGTATAATGAAAAAAACCTCTGA
- the lptE gene encoding LPS assembly lipoprotein LptE, translating into MKTNMKRLNFLQVPMRRYCKIFFFLPIIPYFLISNCCGYSTRSLLPGYIHKVHIKIFENQTYKTGLGEIATESTIEAFRKNSNLKIVSEDQADIVISGKVTGFSKEPYVYTGALNVSQYKVTIRFSIVCLDQVKNTIFWQGDVSEWATYTSDEDAGVRDAVKKAAERLVTMILTNW; encoded by the coding sequence ATGAAAACAAATATGAAAAGATTAAATTTCCTGCAAGTCCCAATGCGACGATACTGCAAAATATTTTTCTTCTTACCCATCATTCCTTATTTTTTAATCTCTAATTGCTGTGGTTATTCCACTCGCTCTTTATTGCCTGGATATATACATAAGGTTCATATAAAGATTTTCGAAAATCAGACCTACAAAACAGGGCTTGGTGAGATTGCTACCGAATCAACGATTGAAGCATTTCGTAAAAATTCAAATCTGAAAATCGTCAGCGAAGACCAGGCAGATATCGTAATCAGTGGCAAAGTCACGGGTTTTTCAAAAGAACCTTATGTTTATACCGGTGCGCTCAATGTATCTCAATATAAAGTTACAATCAGATTTTCTATAGTCTGTCTTGACCAGGTAAAAAATACAATCTTCTGGCAGGGTGATGTTTCAGAATGGGCAACCTACACTTCTGATGAAGATGCAGGCGTAAGGGATGCCGTCAAGAAAGCTGCAGAGCGTTTGGTGACAATGATTTTGACAAACTGGTAA
- a CDS encoding tetratricopeptide repeat protein, translating to MKKTSDFRLKAIFYSCLLCFIFAQSKFLRASNDFLTALKNYENGNNTIAQIFFENFINENPQDTLTPDANYYLLKIYDKKDDFTNFFFLSNNYLKSFKFHQKRDEIFNLLIKKLIEKKTYHLAFDYIKKYDYLKVDTNFLNNIALNLGTEGFFIDELLQLLPSNDSLKILKALKLENLDERIRIFKEIKGIKGKIYLIENYLLIGDTLSGYNEYQSIKIGEIPDDYLYIWAKFCLDFNQKDLPEIFSRLEGKEKFKEKRKILSIFLKNQLPDSINIEDYTDIKLIQKFLNIQHISPGLLSKPESTGFLLNDTVDIENKISFLRKNYKKNFYLDSIYCEILLKKEKFNEAYDIISEYLKFSETKKFARIIRALKLYNEKNYRDALKDLLLSSFNDDYHKFIYAECLEYNNFNPESTYEELFKTANDSLIRIKSFRNFIKYEFKQKKYSVISKFKPDAFITDTTLTQYYLLSLIHTGKKIIAESLYIKIFGKLDKEFYYAYLQNLMENNNLTKAQNLIDSLVGFSEYAGEETFNYYAGFIPFRDGDYKLAEARLAEFIKKYINGEYYYSALFKMGTIKYLNQNFDSSAHYYNLASVDSELRFDALKNQIVALKKSERWIDLIETSKKILEICPDSLKAEYYFEIGYAYLRNANVNNAIKYLKMAASLKSSIDYHYWLGEAYLGKGEFTHAIYHYQKIVSDFKKDQMWYPTALFKVGIALEMMDEIKEAQNTYKRIIKEFEAGNVWATEAQKRLEQLK from the coding sequence ATGAAAAAAACCTCTGATTTCAGATTGAAAGCCATATTCTATTCTTGCCTTTTATGTTTTATCTTCGCTCAATCAAAATTCCTTCGTGCATCCAATGATTTCCTAACGGCACTAAAAAATTATGAAAACGGAAATAATACAATTGCCCAGATATTTTTTGAAAATTTTATTAATGAAAATCCCCAAGATACACTAACCCCTGATGCAAATTATTATTTATTAAAAATCTATGATAAAAAAGATGATTTTACCAATTTCTTCTTTTTGAGTAACAATTATCTAAAATCCTTCAAATTCCATCAAAAAAGGGATGAAATTTTCAATCTTTTAATCAAGAAACTTATAGAGAAAAAAACATATCATCTTGCGTTTGATTACATAAAAAAATATGATTATCTTAAGGTCGATACAAATTTTCTAAATAATATCGCACTCAATCTTGGAACAGAAGGATTTTTTATTGACGAACTCCTGCAATTATTACCGAGCAATGATTCTTTAAAGATTTTAAAGGCTTTAAAATTAGAAAACCTTGATGAAAGAATCAGAATTTTTAAAGAAATTAAAGGAATAAAAGGAAAGATATATCTCATTGAAAATTATTTGTTAATAGGCGATACATTGAGTGGTTATAATGAGTATCAAAGTATAAAAATTGGAGAAATTCCAGATGATTATCTATATATCTGGGCAAAATTTTGTCTTGATTTCAATCAAAAAGACCTACCTGAAATATTCAGCCGTTTAGAGGGAAAAGAAAAATTTAAAGAAAAAAGAAAAATTTTAAGTATCTTTTTGAAAAACCAGTTGCCTGATAGTATAAATATTGAAGACTACACAGACATAAAGCTAATTCAGAAATTTTTAAATATCCAACATATTAGTCCCGGATTGCTTTCAAAACCCGAAAGTACTGGCTTTCTCTTGAATGATACCGTTGATATTGAAAATAAGATTTCTTTTTTAAGGAAAAACTATAAAAAAAATTTTTATCTTGATTCTATTTACTGTGAAATTCTTTTGAAAAAAGAGAAATTTAATGAAGCATATGATATTATAAGCGAATATTTGAAATTTTCCGAGACAAAAAAATTTGCCCGTATAATAAGGGCGTTAAAATTATATAACGAGAAAAATTACCGCGATGCATTAAAAGACCTTTTGTTATCATCATTTAATGACGATTATCATAAGTTTATCTATGCGGAATGTCTCGAATATAACAATTTCAATCCTGAATCTACTTATGAAGAATTATTTAAGACAGCCAATGATTCGTTAATTAGAATCAAAAGTTTCCGCAATTTCATAAAATATGAATTTAAACAAAAAAAATATTCAGTTATTTCAAAATTTAAACCGGACGCATTTATTACTGATACAACATTGACCCAGTATTATCTTTTAAGCCTTATCCATACGGGTAAAAAGATTATCGCTGAATCATTATATATCAAGATATTCGGAAAATTAGACAAGGAATTTTATTATGCCTATCTTCAAAACCTAATGGAAAATAATAATTTGACAAAAGCCCAAAATTTAATTGATTCTCTTGTTGGGTTTTCTGAATATGCCGGAGAAGAAACATTTAATTATTATGCAGGATTCATTCCATTTCGTGATGGCGACTATAAACTTGCTGAAGCACGTCTTGCCGAATTTATTAAAAAATATATAAATGGTGAATATTACTATTCTGCACTATTTAAAATGGGAACAATAAAATATCTAAACCAAAATTTTGATTCTTCAGCTCATTATTATAATCTTGCATCAGTCGATTCTGAATTGAGGTTTGATGCCTTAAAAAATCAGATTGTAGCCCTGAAAAAATCAGAGCGCTGGATTGATTTAATAGAAACCAGCAAAAAAATTCTTGAAATCTGCCCCGATTCATTAAAAGCAGAATACTATTTTGAAATTGGTTATGCATATCTACGGAACGCTAATGTAAACAACGCAATTAAGTATTTAAAAATGGCTGCCAGTTTGAAATCGTCTATTGATTATCATTACTGGCTCGGCGAGGCATATCTTGGCAAAGGAGAATTTACGCATGCAATATACCATTATCAGAAGATTGTTAGTGATTTCAAAAAAGACCAGATGTGGTATCCAACCGCATTATTTAAGGTTGGAATTGCCCTTGAAATGATGGATGAAATAAAAGAAGCACAAAATACATATAAAAGAATCATAAAAGAATTTGAAGCAGGTAATGTATGGGCTACTGAAGCCCAAAAAAGACTGGAGCAATTAAAATGA
- a CDS encoding Omp28-related outer membrane protein has product MENHVSSSYPLYSAEAYQRWRSYPPPYYSGGTWYYATPWLWYDGDPHGSYSYSTWQSKIVAEMNRPAPFFCTMWGTYNQGTGNGTVYVKFKSDTTATVTGRVRFVLTEDSLYYSAPNGDLWHNHVARDYLPDTGGTAVTIAPGESVIVSRNFTVQSGWNANRCEIVAWIQSTVLLPDSTRDIWQGGMIKVTDLTAVEEDISQKPVMLTISPVPNPCVDHTKFTFTLNKGEAYTISIFDVTGRKVREIKGYSSGNKQTIEWDLKNQTGQKVNSGVYLYRFISLNTEKTGKIVIR; this is encoded by the coding sequence ATAGAAAATCATGTAAGTTCTTCGTATCCTTTATATTCTGCTGAAGCATACCAGAGGTGGCGGTCTTATCCACCGCCCTACTATTCTGGAGGTACCTGGTATTATGCAACACCATGGCTCTGGTATGATGGCGACCCGCACGGCAGTTATTCTTATAGCACCTGGCAATCGAAGATAGTCGCCGAAATGAACCGTCCTGCACCATTTTTCTGCACAATGTGGGGAACATACAATCAGGGAACAGGAAATGGAACAGTCTATGTAAAATTTAAGAGCGATACAACAGCAACGGTTACAGGACGTGTCCGTTTTGTTCTCACAGAGGATAGCCTATACTATTCCGCTCCCAACGGCGACCTATGGCATAACCATGTGGCAAGGGATTATCTACCGGATACCGGTGGAACAGCGGTAACGATTGCCCCCGGTGAATCTGTGATTGTTAGCCGAAATTTTACTGTCCAATCAGGCTGGAATGCAAACCGGTGTGAAATCGTCGCCTGGATTCAAAGCACAGTTTTATTGCCTGACTCAACAAGAGATATCTGGCAGGGTGGAATGATTAAAGTTACAGATTTGACTGCGGTTGAGGAAGATATTTCACAAAAACCAGTAATGCTCACTATTTCACCCGTTCCCAATCCATGTGTTGACCATACCAAATTCACCTTCACCCTGAATAAAGGGGAAGCATACACCATTTCAATCTTTGATGTTACGGGCAGAAAGGTCCGAGAAATAAAAGGATATTCATCAGGAAATAAACAAACAATAGAATGGGATCTGAAAAATCAAACAGGTCAAAAGGTCAATTCCGGGGTTTATCTCTACAGATTCATATCACTTAATACAGAAAAGACAGGGAAGATTGTCATAAGATAG
- a CDS encoding DUF58 domain-containing protein: MIPADFIKKIREIEIRTKKLVNTTFAGEYKSSFKGTGIEFVDVREYLPGDDVRSIDWKLTARMGRPYVKKFVEERELTVILCVDASGSSHFGTKNQLKIEQAAMVAATLAFSAVRNNDKVGLLFFTDRVEKYIPPKKGRFHVLRLIRDILYFQPEHRGTDPIQAIEFLMHILRHKAIVFFISDFIGSGFEPQKIRIPMGVVAKKHDLVVIKITDPKEEEIPKLGIVEFEDLETGELITINTNDAKLIEQYKNFTLKKSSEHERLLKSIGIDYIDLKTSEDFTPKLHKFFEERARRYR; encoded by the coding sequence ATGATACCCGCTGATTTTATAAAAAAGATTCGTGAGATTGAAATCCGCACAAAGAAACTTGTAAATACCACATTTGCGGGTGAATACAAATCTTCTTTTAAAGGAACCGGAATAGAATTCGTTGATGTGCGTGAATATCTACCTGGTGATGATGTCCGCTCAATTGACTGGAAATTAACCGCAAGAATGGGCAGACCCTATGTAAAAAAATTCGTTGAAGAACGCGAACTCACCGTGATATTGTGCGTAGACGCCTCCGGCTCAAGCCATTTCGGAACAAAGAATCAATTGAAGATTGAGCAGGCAGCGATGGTTGCGGCGACTTTGGCATTTTCTGCAGTCCGAAATAATGACAAAGTAGGATTATTGTTCTTCACTGACCGGGTGGAAAAATATATTCCACCCAAAAAGGGAAGATTCCATGTGTTGAGGCTCATACGCGATATATTATATTTCCAGCCCGAGCATAGAGGCACCGACCCGATTCAGGCAATTGAATTTTTAATGCATATCCTGAGGCATAAGGCGATTGTGTTCTTTATCAGTGATTTTATCGGTTCTGGTTTTGAACCTCAAAAAATACGCATTCCAATGGGTGTTGTAGCAAAAAAACATGATCTTGTTGTAATAAAAATCACAGACCCGAAAGAAGAGGAGATTCCCAAATTGGGCATTGTTGAATTTGAAGACCTGGAAACCGGGGAGCTGATAACTATAAATACAAATGACGCCAAACTTATTGAACAATATAAAAATTTTACTCTTAAAAAATCATCCGAGCACGAGCGATTGTTAAAATCAATCGGGATTGATTATATTGACTTGAAAACTTCTGAAGACTTCACCCCGAAACTCCACAAATTCTTTGAAGAAAGGGCAAGAAGGTACAGATAA
- a CDS encoding NAD(P)H-dependent oxidoreductase, whose product MLKALVSYYSRTGNTKKMAEAIARGIKKEEIEVDLLPLNKIKPKDLLKYNLIVLGSPTYYGLMAGEMKKFIDESVRYHGRLSGKVGGAFTSCGGIAGGAETTILSILEAFLIHGMIIMGESGSYHYGPAAIEKPDKKVLTSCELYGHKLAKLTKMIYEH is encoded by the coding sequence ATGCTTAAAGCACTTGTCAGCTATTATTCACGCACGGGCAATACCAAGAAAATGGCGGAGGCAATTGCCCGGGGAATAAAAAAAGAAGAAATAGAGGTTGATTTGCTCCCTTTAAATAAGATAAAACCAAAGGACTTACTAAAATATAATTTGATCGTTCTCGGTTCACCAACCTATTACGGATTAATGGCAGGTGAGATGAAAAAATTTATTGATGAGAGTGTAAGATACCATGGTCGTTTATCAGGTAAGGTCGGCGGGGCATTCACTTCCTGTGGTGGAATTGCTGGTGGTGCTGAAACAACAATATTAAGCATCCTTGAAGCATTTCTGATTCATGGAATGATTATAATGGGTGAATCAGGTTCATATCATTATGGACCAGCGGCAATTGAAAAGCCCGACAAAAAAGTTCTGACGAGTTGTGAATTATACGGACACAAATTGGCGAAGTTAACAAAAATGATATACGAACACTAA
- a CDS encoding GDP-mannose 4,6-dehydratase, translating into MRALITGISGFAGSHLAEYLLSLNFEVFGTIKWRSRLENIVHILDKIKLFECDIRDASAVKYALIESKPDYIFHLAAQSYVPFSWRAPSETMTTNIIGELNIFEAVRELKIDPLIHIAGSSEEYGMVYPEEIPIKETNPLRPLSPYAVSKIAQDMLGYQYYKSYGIKIVRTRAFNHTGPRRGEVFVSSNFARQVVEIEKKKREPVIYVGNLEAVRDFLDVRDVVRAYFLSLKKGTPGEVYNIASGKGIKIKELLNKLIAMANLNLKIVQDPSRMRPSDVELLIGSNEKFRNATGWQPEIPFDKTLQDLLDYWRSKIL; encoded by the coding sequence ATGAGAGCACTTATCACAGGTATTTCCGGGTTTGCAGGGAGCCATCTTGCTGAATATCTTTTGTCTTTGAATTTTGAAGTTTTTGGCACAATTAAGTGGCGCTCACGCCTGGAAAATATAGTTCATATTCTTGATAAAATCAAACTTTTTGAATGTGATATCAGGGATGCATCTGCAGTAAAGTATGCGCTGATTGAGAGTAAACCCGACTACATATTTCACCTTGCTGCCCAGAGCTATGTGCCGTTTTCGTGGCGTGCACCTTCAGAAACTATGACCACGAACATCATCGGTGAATTGAACATCTTTGAAGCGGTACGCGAGCTAAAAATTGACCCATTAATTCATATTGCAGGCTCAAGTGAAGAATATGGAATGGTTTATCCAGAAGAAATTCCAATTAAAGAAACAAATCCTTTGAGGCCATTGAGTCCATACGCCGTAAGTAAGATTGCACAAGATATGCTTGGTTATCAATATTATAAAAGTTATGGAATAAAGATTGTCAGAACGCGGGCGTTCAATCATACAGGACCACGCAGGGGTGAAGTATTTGTCAGTTCAAACTTTGCCCGTCAGGTCGTTGAGATTGAGAAGAAAAAGAGAGAGCCCGTCATTTATGTTGGCAATCTTGAGGCAGTAAGAGATTTTCTTGATGTGCGCGATGTAGTCCGTGCTTATTTTCTTTCGTTAAAAAAAGGGACACCGGGAGAAGTTTATAATATCGCATCAGGTAAAGGGATAAAAATAAAAGAACTTCTTAATAAATTGATTGCAATGGCAAATCTAAACCTGAAGATTGTTCAAGATCCATCTCGTATGCGACCATCGGATGTGGAATTATTGATTGGCTCCAATGAAAAATTCAGAAACGCCACTGGCTGGCAACCCGAGATACCATTTGATAAGACCCTGCAAGACTTACTTGATTACTGGCGTTCAAAAATTTTATGA
- a CDS encoding undecaprenyl-diphosphate phosphatase, with protein MIKIIFLGIIQGLTEFLPISSSGHLAIIENFMGMEEPVSITAFLHLGTFLATIIFFKKEIFEILAGLFKKQPKAINYTLFIIIGNIPIVFFAFFFRNFIESTFTDVKLVIIFLGITGVIILLTSIIRKGEKKISILSTILIGIGQMFAVFPGLSRSGLTISTGLYANVKPDEAFRFSFLLSLPAVFGANLLEFKEITNLPNPAEIIVGIFISFIAGYIALKILRSLVQKWFYLFGFYCLIISIIFLLFLGI; from the coding sequence ATGATTAAAATTATATTTTTAGGTATCATCCAGGGTTTGACTGAATTTCTTCCAATATCCAGTTCCGGACATTTAGCAATAATTGAGAATTTTATGGGTATGGAAGAACCAGTTTCTATCACTGCATTTTTGCATCTTGGCACATTCCTTGCTACAATCATTTTTTTCAAAAAAGAAATTTTTGAAATTCTTGCGGGCTTATTTAAAAAACAACCAAAAGCGATAAATTATACATTATTTATTATCATCGGTAATATTCCAATTGTCTTTTTTGCATTCTTTTTCAGGAATTTTATAGAGTCCACATTTACAGATGTAAAATTGGTGATTATATTTTTAGGTATAACCGGGGTCATTATCTTACTTACTTCAATTATAAGAAAAGGTGAAAAAAAGATTTCAATTTTAAGTACAATACTGATTGGCATCGGACAGATGTTTGCAGTCTTTCCTGGGCTATCACGTTCCGGATTAACAATTTCAACTGGACTATATGCAAATGTCAAACCAGACGAGGCATTCCGTTTTTCCTTTTTACTATCTTTACCCGCGGTATTTGGTGCAAATCTCCTTGAATTCAAAGAAATTACAAATCTTCCAAATCCAGCAGAAATCATTGTAGGAATCTTCATAAGTTTTATTGCTGGCTATATTGCCTTGAAAATTCTTCGGTCTCTTGTCCAAAAATGGTTCTATCTTTTTGGATTTTATTGTTTAATTATAAGCATAATATTCCTTTTATTTTTAGGCATTTAG